One stretch of Sulfuricystis multivorans DNA includes these proteins:
- a CDS encoding peptidylprolyl isomerase, whose protein sequence is MRLASLLLLFLLLPALGFAQPRQPIALDRVVAVVNDEAITDNELRERLGAVTRQLRQRGTPLPPPEVLEKQILERLIVDRLQLQFAKETGLRILDADLDAALRRIAANNRMSLAEFRAALEKDGIDWQRFREEIRGEMIIARLREREVDSRIVVSDGEIDNYLAHPEQAEQSALVTLGHIIIRVPEQIDATRLAQLRNRAEEALARIKAGQDFSQVAASYSEAPDALLGGILEPRPADRLPTLYAEAIAKLQPGEVSSILRSPAGFHIVKLIERKGGSVGDGLIRQTHARHILIKVGELTSSDEARHKLVGLKERIDNGADFAELARLYSNDLSAAKGGDLGWLYPGDTVPEFERAMDALKIGEVSQPVQSPFGWHLIQVLERKNAAVGDERRRILARQVLRERKSDEAYEDWLRQLRDRAYVEYRLEER, encoded by the coding sequence ATGAGACTTGCATCCCTGCTCCTCCTGTTTTTACTGCTGCCGGCGCTGGGTTTTGCCCAGCCGCGTCAGCCGATCGCGCTCGATCGCGTCGTCGCCGTCGTCAATGACGAGGCGATCACCGACAATGAGTTGCGCGAGCGCCTCGGCGCCGTCACCCGCCAATTGCGGCAGCGCGGCACGCCGCTGCCACCGCCGGAAGTGCTCGAAAAGCAGATCCTCGAACGCCTGATCGTCGATCGCTTGCAACTGCAGTTCGCCAAGGAAACGGGCCTGCGCATTCTCGATGCCGATCTCGATGCCGCATTGCGCCGCATCGCGGCCAACAACAGGATGTCATTGGCCGAGTTCCGCGCCGCGCTGGAAAAGGATGGCATCGACTGGCAGCGCTTTCGTGAGGAGATTCGCGGCGAGATGATCATCGCCCGGCTGCGTGAGCGCGAGGTCGACAGCCGCATCGTCGTCTCCGACGGCGAGATCGACAATTACCTCGCTCATCCCGAACAGGCGGAGCAGAGTGCGCTCGTCACCCTCGGCCACATCATCATCCGCGTACCCGAGCAGATCGACGCGACGCGTCTGGCGCAATTGCGCAACCGCGCCGAAGAAGCGCTCGCTCGCATCAAGGCCGGCCAGGATTTCAGCCAGGTGGCGGCGAGCTATTCCGAAGCGCCCGATGCGCTCTTGGGCGGCATCCTCGAACCGCGGCCCGCCGATCGCCTGCCGACGCTCTATGCCGAGGCGATCGCCAAGCTGCAGCCCGGCGAGGTGAGCAGTATCCTGAGGAGCCCGGCGGGTTTCCACATCGTCAAACTGATCGAGCGCAAGGGCGGCAGCGTCGGCGACGGCCTGATTCGCCAGACCCATGCGCGGCACATCCTGATCAAGGTGGGTGAGCTCACCTCGTCCGACGAGGCGCGCCACAAGCTCGTCGGCCTCAAGGAACGCATAGACAACGGCGCCGACTTCGCTGAGCTGGCGCGGCTGTATTCCAACGATCTCTCGGCGGCCAAGGGCGGCGATCTCGGCTGGCTCTATCCCGGCGATACCGTGCCAGAGTTCGAGCGGGCGATGGATGCGCTGAAGATCGGCGAAGTCAGCCAGCCGGTGCAATCGCCGTTCGGCTGGCATCTGATCCAGGTGCTCGAACGCAAGAATGCCGCGGTGGGCGACGAGCGCAGGCGCATCCTGGCGCGCCAGGTCTTGCGCGAGCGCAAATCCGACGAGGCCTATGAAGACTGGCTCAGGCAATTGCGCGATCGCGCCTATGTCGAATACCGGCTCGAAGAGCGCTAA